The genomic segment AGAGGCACAGCGCGGCCAGATGCCCCAGGAACACGGCCAGGGCACCGAAGAAGACGGCCTGCCCGGCGTCGTCGTAGAGCAGTTGCCATCCGGCGGCGGTCAGGGCCAGCGCGGCCAGCGCGCCGAGGTACAGGACGCCGAACAGCATGCGGCGGGGGCGGCGGTGCCCGGTCCACTCGGGCGGGAGGATCTTCATAGGAGCCCGCAGTCTAGACACGTGCCCCCAATGATCGGCGGACGTCGATTATGCTGCCGCCGTGTCTGGTGGGCCCGAAGTTCTTCTCGACCCGGGCGCGGCTTATCCGGAGTTCGCCCCGGCGCGGGCCGCGATGCAGGCGCGCGACTGGCCGGGCGTGCGCCGGCTGCTCGACGCGACGCCGCCCGGTCTGCGCAGCGGCATCATTCACACGTGCGGCGAGGAGCAGCAGGACGCCGAGTTCCTGACCGCCGTGGTCCGAGCGGACCCGGCCGACACGACGGCCGCCGCGATGCTGGGGGCGCATCTGATCGTCGTGGGCTGGCGGATCCGTACGGCGGCTTCGGCCGATCAGGTCAGCCGGCGGCAGTTCGCGAAGTTCCACGAGTGGCTGCGCCAGGCCGAGGCCGTGCTGCTGGAGGCGTCGGTGGTCAACCCGCGCGACCCGGCGGTGTGGCACGAGCTGCTGATCTCGGGCCGCGGCCTGCAGGTGGGTCGGAGCGAGGTGTTGCGGCGCTACGACCGGTGCCGGCTGGCCGACCCGCATCATCTGCCCGCCCAGCAGTCGATGGTGCAGCAGCTGTGCCCGAAGTGGGGCGGCTCGTGGGAGCTGGTGCACTCCTTCGCCCGCGAGCAGATGCTGGCTGCGCCGCCCGGGTTCCCGCAGGCGGGGCTGGTGGCCGACGCGCACATCGAGCACGGCTACGCCGGCGTCAAGCACGAGGCGATGACGGCGGGCGCCTTCCGCAAATATCTGCAGCAAGAGGCCGTACGGGCTGAGTTGTACGACGCCGCGCAGCGCTCGGTGTGGAGTCCCGAGTTCCGCCGGTGGTACGGCTGGGAGTGGGCGGCCAGCTCGTTCGCGATGGTGTTCGCTCTGCTCGGCGACGACCGCGGCGCGGGGCATCTGTTCGGCCTGCTCGGCAACGTCGCCACCACGCAGCCGTGGGAGTACCTGGGTGTCCCCACGTGGCAGATCCGCAAGTACCGCAAGCGTGCGGGGGCGTGGCGATGATCCGGCGGACCGAGGTCGACGGCATCCCGGCGGTGGTCGCCCCGGCGACGGGTGGGCCGGTGCGGGCCGGGCTGGTCTTCCGGGTCGGGCAGGCCGACGAGACTCTGCCCCGCAGCGGCATCACCCACCTGATCGAGCATCTGGTGCTGCACCCGCTGGGCCACGGCGACTACCACCACAACGGCAGCACGGCCGCGGCTTTCACGTCGTTCCACGTGCAGGGCAGCGAGCAGGAGGTGGCCCGTTTCCTGACCGCGGTGTGCGACTCGCTGGCCGCGCCGCCGCTGGCCCGGCTGGAGGCGGAGAAGGGCGTTCTCCGTACGGAGGCGGCGACGCACGGCACCGGTGTCCTGGGCTCGCTGGCGGTGTGGCGGCACGGCGCTCACGACTACGGCCTGCCCGGCATGCCCGAGTGGGGCCTGCACGCGATCACCGCGGACGACGTGCGCCGGTGGACGGCCCGCTTCTTCACGCGGGACAACGCTGTGCTCTGGGTGACCGGGGGTGACGTGCCGGGCGGCCTGCGGTTGCGGCTTCCTTCCGGCGTACGGGAACCGATGCCCACGCCGTCGTCCGCCCTGCCCGTGACACCGGCGTCGTACGGCGGCGCGGCCGACGCGGTGGCGTGGGACAGCGTGGTCGCCGAGAGCGACGCCGCGGCCGTCTTCAGCGACGCGCTCGAGCGGGTGATGTATCGCGAGCTGCGCCACGACAGCGGGCTTTCCTACACCGTACGCACCGAGTACAGCCCGCGCGGCGACGGCGGGGCGGTGATCACGGCGCTGGCCGACGCGCTGCCCGAGAAGCAGGACGCCGTGCTGGGCGGTTTCGCCCAGGTGCTGCGGGCCGTGCGAGCCGGGCGGATCGAGCCCGGCGACGTCACCGGTGCCGTCGCCCGCCGCCTCGAGGCGCTGCGCCACCCCGGCGTCGACGCGGCCCGGCTGCCCTGGTTCGCCCGCGAGGTGCTGACCGGCCGCCCGCTGCGCACCACCGACGAGCTGGCCGCCGGTCTGGCCGCCGTCACTGTCGCCGATGTCGTCGCCTGCGGCCAGGCCGCCGAGCGCACCGGCCTGCTGATGACGCCGCCGCACGCGCACGGCGGGGCCGCCACCGGCGTCTATCCCGCCGTGGAGACCAGTCCCGCCCCCGTGGCCGGGGTGTCGTACCGGGCCCGGGCCGGGCACGCCGAGACCATCCTGGCCGGGCCGGAGGGTATCAGCGCGGTGGGCCGTTCCGGTTCCGCGACCGTACGGCTGGACGCCTGCGCCGCCGTGCTGTCCTGGCCGGACGGCCGCCGCCTGTTCGTGGGGCTGGACGCCACGTCGGTGACGCTCGAGCCCACTCTCTACCGCAACGGCGCCGACGCCGTCCGGGCCCTGGACGATCACGTCCCGCCTCACCTGCGCGTCCCGATGCCCGCCCGCGACCCCCGGTCGATCCCGCAGCCCCGCCGGGCCACCGTGGCCCCGCAGCGCCGCCGCCAGCTCCTGGTCGCCGCGCTGTGGGCACTGCTGGCCCTGGCCTGTTTCGCGGGCGGCGTCCTTGTGCTGAGCGGCCCGCTCGACGACGACGCCCGTCAGGGCGGCGTGGGTGGCCTCCTGGTGGGCGGTTTCTTCGTCTACATGGCCGTCCGGGCCGTACGGCGAAATAGATTGTGACGTTAAGTACCTGCCAGGCTCGGGGTGGAAGCGGCCGCTGAGCGGTAGTAATGCAGAGTGCCCGACCTCAGCCCTCGCCGCCGTGCGCTTGTTCTGGCCATTTGCTGTCTGAGCCTGTTCATCGTCGGGCTGGACAACACCATCGTGAACATCGCGCTGCCGGCGTTGCGGACCGATCTCGACACGTCGGTGTCGGGCCTGCAGTGGGTGATCGACGCGTACACGCTCGTGCTGGCCAGCCTGCTGATCCTCGCGGGCAGCACGGCCGACCGGGTGGGCCGGCGGCGCACGTTCCAGACCGGGCTGGCCCTGTTCACGCTCGGTTCCCTGCTGTGCAGCGTCGCACCCGGCCTGGGCTGGCTGATCGCCTTCCGCATGGTGCAGGCGGTCGGCGGCTCGATGCTCAACCCGGTCGCCATGTCGATCATCACGAACACGTTCACCGAGCCCCGCGAGCGGGCCCGCGCGATCGGGGTCTGGGGCGGCGTCGTCGGCCTCAGCATGGCCCTCGGCCCGCTCGTCGGCGGCGTGCTGGTCGAGTCGCTGGGCTGGCGCTCGATCTTCTGGCTCAACGTCCCCGTCGGCATCGCCGCGATCGCGCTGACCGCCCTGTTCGTCCCCGAGTCGCGCGCCCCCGAGCCGCGCCGCATCGACCCGCTGGGTCAGGCGCTCGTGCTGATCCTGCTGGCCTCGGTCACGTACGGGATCATCGAGGGCCCCGGCGCGGGCTGGAGCTCGCCCGAGATCATCGCGTGCTTCGCCGTGGGTGCGGCCGCCCTGGCCGGCCTGCTGGCCTACGAGCCCCGCCGCGCCGAACCGCTGCTCGATCTGCGCTTCTTCCGCAGCGTCCCGTTCAGCGGGGCCACCCTGATCGCCGTCTCCGCGTTCGGGGCCCTGGCCGGTT from the Paractinoplanes abujensis genome contains:
- a CDS encoding insulinase family protein, giving the protein MAMIRRTEVDGIPAVVAPATGGPVRAGLVFRVGQADETLPRSGITHLIEHLVLHPLGHGDYHHNGSTAAAFTSFHVQGSEQEVARFLTAVCDSLAAPPLARLEAEKGVLRTEAATHGTGVLGSLAVWRHGAHDYGLPGMPEWGLHAITADDVRRWTARFFTRDNAVLWVTGGDVPGGLRLRLPSGVREPMPTPSSALPVTPASYGGAADAVAWDSVVAESDAAAVFSDALERVMYRELRHDSGLSYTVRTEYSPRGDGGAVITALADALPEKQDAVLGGFAQVLRAVRAGRIEPGDVTGAVARRLEALRHPGVDAARLPWFAREVLTGRPLRTTDELAAGLAAVTVADVVACGQAAERTGLLMTPPHAHGGAATGVYPAVETSPAPVAGVSYRARAGHAETILAGPEGISAVGRSGSATVRLDACAAVLSWPDGRRLFVGLDATSVTLEPTLYRNGADAVRALDDHVPPHLRVPMPARDPRSIPQPRRATVAPQRRRQLLVAALWALLALACFAGGVLVLSGPLDDDARQGGVGGLLVGGFFVYMAVRAVRRNRL
- a CDS encoding MFS transporter, producing the protein MPDLSPRRRALVLAICCLSLFIVGLDNTIVNIALPALRTDLDTSVSGLQWVIDAYTLVLASLLILAGSTADRVGRRRTFQTGLALFTLGSLLCSVAPGLGWLIAFRMVQAVGGSMLNPVAMSIITNTFTEPRERARAIGVWGGVVGLSMALGPLVGGVLVESLGWRSIFWLNVPVGIAAIALTALFVPESRAPEPRRIDPLGQALVLILLASVTYGIIEGPGAGWSSPEIIACFAVGAAALAGLLAYEPRRAEPLLDLRFFRSVPFSGATLIAVSAFGALAGFLFLNTLYLQDVRGLSALHAGLYTLPMAAMTAVCAPLSGRLVGTRGTRLPLILAGTAMTLAMLPLTQLTETTPAGLLIGCYLFFGIGFGLVNAPITNTAVSGMPRSQAGVAAAIASTSRQVGGSLGVAVIGAAVISGITGPVADEFARASHAGWWIVVGCGLSVLALGLLTTGRWARSTADRTAAELIGRSEPAPALT